Proteins encoded in a region of the Williamwhitmania sp. genome:
- a CDS encoding head GIN domain-containing protein → MKKFIYAGLLCFLCGAIAPQFINGQVAYSRKLADFDKVEVYGDIYMELTPGNSPNIRVEGEGISSDDLVAKVDGQTLVVQLKPRIYDQISVKIYVTYTVLRGIKVGAAANTVCNGTVTGDKVDVEASSSSNLRINLDVTTATLHASLGATIYATGKVGSLEPSAITKGIVAAYGLIADKVFASASLGGIVKVNPQSYLEAKGGTGGAVYYCTKPKEIKTNTSLGGRVDEVPNMDTNPAASDSI, encoded by the coding sequence ATGAAAAAGTTCATTTACGCAGGCCTGCTATGCTTTTTGTGTGGGGCTATAGCTCCACAATTTATAAATGGGCAGGTTGCTTATTCTCGAAAGTTGGCCGATTTTGATAAGGTGGAGGTATATGGCGACATATATATGGAGTTAACGCCTGGAAATTCTCCAAACATTAGGGTAGAAGGGGAAGGTATTTCATCTGACGATTTGGTAGCCAAAGTTGATGGCCAAACTCTTGTGGTTCAGCTGAAGCCCAGAATTTACGACCAAATTTCAGTTAAAATATACGTTACCTACACCGTGCTTAGAGGAATTAAGGTTGGTGCAGCCGCCAACACCGTATGTAATGGAACGGTAACTGGCGATAAGGTTGATGTGGAGGCTAGCAGCTCCTCCAACTTGCGCATAAATCTCGATGTAACCACTGCTACGCTGCATGCATCGCTTGGAGCAACAATTTATGCAACTGGGAAAGTTGGTAGCCTTGAACCCAGCGCAATTACTAAAGGAATTGTGGCAGCATACGGATTAATTGCAGACAAGGTATTTGCATCTGCATCGCTTGGTGGCATTGTAAAGGTTAACCCACAGAGCTATCTAGAGGCAAAGGGAGGTACTGGAGGAGCCGTTTACTACTGTACAAAACCCAAAGAGATAAAGACTAACACTTCACTTGGAGGAAGAGTGGATG
- a CDS encoding low specificity L-threonine aldolase produces MKQFRSFASDNNSGVHSRIMDAIVQANVGHAIGYGDDDYTKKAISLLKQHFGPSSEPFFVFNGTGANVTGLMAATKSYNAIICAETAHIMVDECGAPDKFTGCKLLSLPTLDGKLTPVLVKHHLHDFGVEHHSQPKVISISQTTEMGTLYSPEEISNLANLAHQNGMLLHVDGARLSNAAAALNMPFKAFTADCGVDFVSFGGTKNGMMYGEAVVILNPEIGADFKFIRKQGMQLASKMRYISAQFIAYLEDDFYLETARHANKMAKLLEQKLLEIQQITITQTVTANGIFAILPHQAIAELQKEYFFYIWNDSRSEVRWMTSFDTTEADIDGFIDKLKQVLKKY; encoded by the coding sequence ATGAAACAGTTTAGAAGTTTTGCCAGTGATAATAATTCAGGCGTTCATTCTCGAATTATGGACGCAATTGTTCAAGCCAACGTGGGGCATGCAATTGGTTATGGTGACGATGATTATACAAAGAAGGCTATTTCTCTGTTGAAACAGCACTTTGGCCCGAGTTCGGAACCATTCTTTGTCTTTAACGGTACAGGAGCAAATGTCACCGGCTTAATGGCTGCAACAAAAAGTTATAACGCCATTATCTGTGCTGAAACTGCGCATATTATGGTAGATGAATGTGGGGCTCCTGATAAATTTACAGGATGCAAGCTTCTCTCACTGCCAACCCTTGATGGCAAACTAACGCCTGTGCTTGTGAAGCACCATCTGCATGACTTCGGTGTTGAGCATCATTCACAGCCCAAAGTAATCTCCATAAGTCAAACTACCGAAATGGGGACGCTCTATTCACCAGAAGAGATTAGTAATTTGGCCAATCTGGCTCATCAAAATGGCATGCTGCTCCACGTGGATGGTGCCCGATTATCCAACGCTGCAGCCGCACTAAATATGCCCTTTAAGGCATTTACCGCCGACTGTGGTGTCGATTTTGTAAGTTTTGGTGGTACTAAAAATGGCATGATGTACGGCGAGGCAGTGGTGATCCTTAACCCTGAGATTGGTGCCGATTTTAAATTCATTAGGAAGCAAGGGATGCAGCTTGCATCAAAAATGCGTTACATTTCTGCACAGTTCATTGCTTATCTGGAAGATGATTTTTATCTCGAAACGGCAAGGCATGCCAATAAGATGGCTAAGCTGCTGGAACAAAAACTTTTAGAAATACAGCAGATTACTATTACACAGACTGTTACGGCAAATGGTATTTTTGCAATTTTGCCACATCAAGCTATTGCTGAACTTCAGAAGGAGTATTTTTTCTACATCTGGAACGATTCGCGATCCGAAGTTAGGTGGATGACCTCATTTGATACAACAGAAGCAGATATTGACGGTTTCATCGATAAGCTAAAGCAAGTGTTGAAAAAATATTGA
- a CDS encoding LON peptidase substrate-binding domain-containing protein produces MEKKLKRMAMFPLPSFVFPKESIPLRIFESRYKELIKDVKETGMTFGIPFISQKGLSSIGTEVILEKVLAENSKGEMVITLKGIGLFEIVNYMSQLPGKLYGGGDVFARETSIYTNNPEIMVLVKRLGININDYLGTMTTSSKTDIFDIANKIFLSPEEKYKLAAFQDQQSIELFLLKILKFQVIIKNQEALLHENFSLN; encoded by the coding sequence ATGGAAAAAAAATTAAAAAGAATGGCCATGTTTCCACTACCATCCTTTGTTTTTCCAAAGGAATCGATACCACTGCGCATTTTTGAGTCACGCTATAAGGAGCTGATTAAGGATGTAAAGGAGACCGGCATGACCTTCGGAATACCATTCATATCTCAAAAGGGGTTGTCTTCAATTGGAACAGAGGTAATTCTGGAAAAGGTTTTGGCTGAAAATAGTAAAGGCGAAATGGTTATTACCCTTAAGGGTATTGGTTTGTTTGAAATTGTGAATTATATGTCTCAACTTCCAGGAAAGCTCTACGGTGGCGGAGATGTATTTGCAAGGGAAACTTCCATTTATACCAATAATCCAGAAATAATGGTTCTGGTTAAGCGCCTTGGGATCAACATTAATGATTACCTTGGAACTATGACCACATCCTCAAAAACCGATATTTTTGACATTGCCAACAAAATATTTCTTTCACCCGAGGAAAAATACAAATTAGCAGCCTTTCAAGACCAGCAGAGCATCGAACTATTTTTGTTGAAAATTCTTAAATTCCAAGTAATTATTAAGAATCAGGAAGCGTTACTTCACGAAAATTTCAGCCTTAATTAG
- a CDS encoding serine hydrolase domain-containing protein gives MSRILKTIFLLSSFLFLDFATQSTLSSANSEASHSDCFNCATPRFSNADFNSESFKTIDGKVDRFMHEWNLKGVSVAIAKDGKLLFARGYGFADIDKQTPVEPYSRFRVASISKLVTAAAIMRLVEDNKINLDQKVFGPHGILTDSTYGKPKDVRMYDITVRELLNHSGGWSARYGDQMFMSDYIAQQLGVPKPLKLDDIIRFVFTKSLHFKPGTHSSYSNFGYALLGKIIEKITNMPYEQYVEVNLLKPLGINSMAIGHSTRDSLFSDEVSYYEVPEAKKIEPFNGNGHLVSKSNGGYDIQTLSAAGGWVANSVDLIKLGLALDGDKSVPDLIPQNLVDTMITRPKGFLPIGWIRATEEGRLVRTGNFAGTSAILVKEPDGVCWVFLTNTSPWVGSKFPSKISNFMHGVLKTLPELDYADSYSFKNDEEFPAEETAN, from the coding sequence ATGAGCCGCATTCTCAAAACCATTTTCCTTCTTTCATCATTTCTGTTTCTTGATTTTGCAACTCAAAGCACCTTATCATCTGCAAATTCGGAAGCATCCCATAGCGATTGCTTTAATTGTGCCACTCCAAGGTTTTCCAATGCTGATTTCAACTCTGAATCATTCAAAACCATAGATGGGAAAGTAGACCGATTTATGCACGAATGGAATTTAAAGGGAGTTTCAGTCGCTATAGCCAAGGATGGAAAGCTGCTTTTTGCCCGCGGGTATGGATTTGCCGATATAGATAAGCAGACCCCAGTTGAACCCTATAGCCGATTTAGGGTAGCAAGCATATCGAAACTTGTTACTGCGGCTGCAATCATGAGATTAGTGGAGGATAATAAAATCAACCTTGACCAAAAAGTATTTGGACCACACGGCATATTGACCGATTCGACCTATGGAAAGCCTAAAGATGTTCGAATGTATGATATTACCGTCAGGGAGTTGCTTAACCATTCCGGTGGGTGGAGTGCACGTTACGGTGATCAGATGTTTATGTCCGACTACATTGCTCAACAGTTAGGAGTTCCAAAACCTCTTAAGTTGGACGACATTATCCGTTTTGTCTTCACTAAGAGCTTACACTTTAAACCAGGAACTCACAGTTCCTATTCCAATTTTGGTTATGCTTTGCTCGGTAAAATAATTGAAAAAATTACCAATATGCCATACGAGCAGTATGTTGAAGTAAATCTGCTCAAGCCACTTGGAATTAACAGCATGGCAATTGGCCACTCTACTCGAGATAGCCTATTTTCTGATGAAGTTTCCTATTACGAAGTTCCAGAGGCAAAAAAAATTGAACCATTTAATGGCAATGGCCATTTAGTTAGCAAAAGTAATGGTGGATACGATATTCAAACCCTCAGTGCAGCTGGAGGTTGGGTGGCTAACTCAGTAGATCTTATAAAGCTGGGTCTTGCGCTAGATGGCGATAAATCGGTACCCGATTTAATTCCTCAAAATTTAGTCGATACCATGATTACTAGGCCAAAAGGATTTCTTCCTATTGGCTGGATCAGAGCAACAGAAGAGGGAAGGTTAGTTAGAACCGGAAACTTTGCAGGAACTTCAGCCATTTTGGTTAAGGAACCCGATGGAGTATGTTGGGTTTTTCTCACAAATACAAGCCCATGGGTAGGATCCAAATTTCCTTCGAAAATTAGTAACTTTATGCACGGGGTCTTAAAAACACTTCCCGAGTTGGATTATGCAGATTCTTACTCGTTTAAAAACGACGAGGAATTCCCAGCAGAAGAAACTGCTAATTAA